Within Romboutsia sp. CE17, the genomic segment TTTGGTTTGGAGAGGTCCATTTCTCCATAATTTTCATGGTAGATAAATATAGTGATTTTCTTAGTGACTCATCTGTTGGAAATACAGTTCTTACCTTAGTATATTTTCTTAACTGTCTATTAAATCCCTCAAGAGCATTTGTAGTATAAATAATTCTTCTAATTTCATGTGGATATTCAAAATACGTATTCAGATTACTCCAGTTATTGTACCATGAATCTATTACAACAGAATATTTTGAATACCATTTCTCCTTAAGAATATCTAAATTTTTAAGTGCTGTTTCTTCGTTAAATGCCCTATAAACACTTTTTAAATCTTTCATAAACTCTCTCTGATCTTTTGATGCTATATATTTAAGAGAGTTTCTAATTTGATGAACTATACAAGTTTGAATACTTACATCTGGATATACAGTTTTAATTGCTTCAGGTAGACCTTTTAAACCATCCATACATGCAATTAAAATATCATCTACGCCTCTATTTTTCAAATCATTACAAACTGATAGCCAAAATTTTGCGCCTTCTGATTCACCAATCCAAATACCTAATATATCTTTTTTTCCTTTCATATCTAAAGCCATACATATATATGCTGCCTTTGAAACTATTTTATTATCATCTCTTACTTTAAAATGCATAGCATCCATATATACGATTGGGTATATTTCATCAAGTTCTCTGCTTTGCCATTCGGCGGCAGCCTCTACAACCTTATCTGTTATCTTAGATATCATTGCAGGAGACACATCAATGCCATATAGTTCTTCCATTTCAGATTGGATATCTCTTACACTCATACCACAGGCATAAAGACCTATTATTTTTTTATCTAGTTCATTACATACAGTTTCATACTTTTTAACAACCTTCGGTTCAAATTGTGCTTTTCTATCTCTTGGTATATCTAGGCCAACTTCACCAAAACTACTTTCAATAGTCTTAGAACTATATCCATTCCTATAGTTTGGATTAGCTTCATTACTTCTTTCATGCCTTTCTCTTCCCAGATGTTCTTCCATTTCTGCTTCTAGCAATTGTTGGATAATATCTTTGAACAGCTTTTGCATTAATCCATTTTTACCAACTACATCTTCCATGGTTTTACATTTTCTTACTTCAGCTTGGTAGTCTAAATCTGGAATAATTATTTCTCTTTGATCTTTCATTTCTTTACCTCCAAAAGTTTAATATGAATATTATTCCAAACTTACCAATTTTACATTCAAAAAAGACTGTAGGTAAGTTTGTATTTACACAAAACTACCTACAGTCCCATACATTTAGTTTTATATTAACTATGTGGTATGTAAATTGAGGTTTGCCATCTATTGTGAATTGTACTTTCATGTTTTATATTAACTATGTGGTATGTAAATTCATCTAAACTCAATTCAACATATTCAAAATCTTTACGTTTTATATTAACTATGTGGTATGCAAATTATAATCACTTAAATCAACTAAGAATTTATCCTAATTTAAAATAAAATTAGTATATCATATCTATAAAAATATTGAAAATCAAGCTCATACCCATTCACAACAGATTTTCTCATTAATCTCAGAAATAGCCATTCGAGAATAATCCATATCCACAAATTCCATATTTTTCATACTTATACTTTCATATACATGGTATCCAGCCTTACCTGATAAAAAATAAGGGGGGTCGTATTTTTTGATCTAGGGTATCTAAAATTTATTTCTATTAAAATATTGACTTAGAGTTAACTCTAAGTATTAAGATTAACTTGTAAACTATATAATACTAGATCATGAGAATATTGACAAACAGTACATTAAAATGAAAAAGGAATAACATAAGGAGGTAAATATATTGGAAAATAATTCAAACAACGGAGCAATATTTGAAATAGGTGATAAACTACCTGAAATGTTTAGCAAGTACTTTATTGGTCAAGCATACTTAAAAATGTTAACAACTGAAGGAGTACCAATTGGAAATGTAACTTTTGAACCAGGATGTCGTAATAACTGGCATATTCATCACAAGGGTGGCCAGATATTATTAGTAACTAGCGGAAGAGGATATTATCAAGAATGGGGAAAAGAAGCACAAGAACTTAACCCAGGAGATGTAGTCAATATTTTACCAGGAGTTAAGCATTGGCATGGCGCAGCATGTGATAGTTGGTTTACACATCTTGCAGTAGAAGTACCAGCAGAAGGTTCATCTAACGAATGGTTAGAAGCAGTTGATGAGGAAACTTATGCAAAGTTAAAATAAGCTGTATATATTAATGTAAAGCAATTTACAATGAAAATTATATTAAATCAATAAAATAGATATATAATTAATTATAAATAAAAAATCAGAAAATTAACAAAAAAGCTTTGGAAGCTTAAATATAAAAATTCCAAAGTTTTTCTGATGAATTTAAATTTATAAAAAAAGAATTGACTTAGAGTTAACTCCAAGTACTATGATTAACTTATAGACTATTTAAAGGGGGATACAAAAATGAATAAAAAAGTGTTAGTATTATCAGGAAGTCCAAGAAAAAATGGAAACTCTGAAATATTATGTGATCAATTTATAAATGGAGCTAGTGAAGAAGGTCATAGCGTAGAAAAAATATTTTTAGGTGATAAAAAAATTAATTACTGTATAGCATGTGGCTCATGTCAGAGAAACAATGGTGTCTGTATTCATAAAGATGATATGGCAGAAATATTAGAAAAAATGATAGAAGCAGATGTAATTGTAATGGCATCACCAGTTTATTTCTATACTATGGATGCACAGGTGAAAACTTTAATCGATAGAACATTCGCAAGATATACAGAAATTAAAA encodes:
- a CDS encoding IS256 family transposase, which translates into the protein MKDQREIIIPDLDYQAEVRKCKTMEDVVGKNGLMQKLFKDIIQQLLEAEMEEHLGRERHERSNEANPNYRNGYSSKTIESSFGEVGLDIPRDRKAQFEPKVVKKYETVCNELDKKIIGLYACGMSVRDIQSEMEELYGIDVSPAMISKITDKVVEAAAEWQSRELDEIYPIVYMDAMHFKVRDDNKIVSKAAYICMALDMKGKKDILGIWIGESEGAKFWLSVCNDLKNRGVDDILIACMDGLKGLPEAIKTVYPDVSIQTCIVHQIRNSLKYIASKDQREFMKDLKSVYRAFNEETALKNLDILKEKWYSKYSVVIDSWYNNWSNLNTYFEYPHEIRRIIYTTNALEGFNRQLRKYTKVRTVFPTDESLRKSLYLSTMKIMEKWTSPNQNWASTLGQLTIMFGERIPNSYTI
- a CDS encoding cupin domain-containing protein; this encodes MENNSNNGAIFEIGDKLPEMFSKYFIGQAYLKMLTTEGVPIGNVTFEPGCRNNWHIHHKGGQILLVTSGRGYYQEWGKEAQELNPGDVVNILPGVKHWHGAACDSWFTHLAVEVPAEGSSNEWLEAVDEETYAKLK
- a CDS encoding flavodoxin family protein, with amino-acid sequence MNKKVLVLSGSPRKNGNSEILCDQFINGASEEGHSVEKIFLGDKKINYCIACGSCQRNNGVCIHKDDMAEILEKMIEADVIVMASPVYFYTMDAQVKTLIDRTFARYTEIKNKDFYIIITAADEGKELLERTIEGFRGFMDCLPGAKEKGIIYGTGAWDKGDIKGSKAMDEAYTMGKLV